A genome region from Glycine max cultivar Williams 82 chromosome 5, Glycine_max_v4.0, whole genome shotgun sequence includes the following:
- the LOC100127418 gene encoding CDC2, translated as MEQYEKVEKIGEGTYGVVYKGRDRVTNETIALKKIRLEQEDEGVPSTAIREISLLKEMQHRNIVRLQDVVHDEKSLYLVFEYLDLDLKKHMDSSPEFAKDPRQVKMFLYQILCGIAYCHSHRVLHRDLKPQNLLIDRSTNALKLADFGLARAFGIPVRTFTHEVVTLWYRAPEILLGSRQYSTPVDIWSVGCIFAEMVNQRPLFPGDSEIDELFKIFRIMGTPNEDTWPGVTSLPDFKSAFPKWQPKDLKNVVPNLEPAGLDLLSSMLYLDPSKRITARSALEHEYFKDIKFVP; from the exons ATGGAACAG TACGAGAAGGTTGAGAAGATAGGCGAAGGAACATACGGCGTCGTTTACAAGGGTCGCGACCGCGTCACCAACGAGACCATCGCGTTGAAGAAGATTCGCCTCGAGCAGGAGGATGAGGGGGTTCCCAGCACCGCCATTCGCGAGATTtctctcttgaaagaaatgcagCACAGGAACATTGTTAG GTTGCAGGATGTAGTGCACGATGAGAAGAGTTTGTATCTGGTTTTTGAGTACCTTGACTTAGATCTAAAGAAGCACATGGATTCATCTCCAGAATTTGCAAAAgatccacgacaagtaaaa ATGTTCCTGTACCAAATTCTCTGTGGCATTGCATACTGTCATTCACATAGAGTTCTTCATCGAGACTTAAAACCACAGAATTTGTTGATAGATCGCAGCACTAATGCACTGAAACTTGCAGATTTTGGATTGGCCAGGGCTTTTGGAATTCCTGTTAGGACATTTACACATGAG GTGGTAACACTGTGGTACAGAGCTCCGGAAATTTTGCTTGGATCCCGTCAGTATTCTACCCCAGTTGATATTTGGTCAGTGGGATGCATATTTGCAGAGATGGTAAATCAACGACCACTTTTCCCTGGGGACTCTGAGATTGAtgaattgtttaaaatattcaG AATCATGGGTACACCAAATGAAGATACATGGCCTGGAGTGACATCATTGCCAGATTTTAAATCAGCCTTTCCCAAATGGCAACCTAAG GACCTGAAAAATGTGGTTCCAAATCTTGAGCCAGCTGGTCTTGATCTTCTTTCT AGCATGCTTTACTTGGATCCCAGCAAAAGAATTACTGCTAGGAGCGCTCTTGAGCATGAATACTTCAAAGACATTAAATTTGTACCCTGA